The Deinococcus radiopugnans ATCC 19172 genome contains a region encoding:
- the folB gene encoding dihydroneopterin aldolase has protein sequence MSRVVLEGLEFHARHGVYATEGVLGARFVVDAELHYAFAGLPDDLSAAVNYAAVYAAIQEEVTGRRWQLIEVLTDRIARRLLQDQPKLARVTVRVHKPFAPLPGVFRDVFAELTLEQPAP, from the coding sequence ATGAGCCGGGTGGTCCTGGAAGGGCTGGAATTTCACGCCCGGCATGGCGTGTACGCCACCGAGGGGGTGCTGGGGGCGCGGTTCGTGGTGGACGCTGAGCTGCACTACGCCTTCGCCGGCCTGCCCGACGACCTGAGCGCCGCGGTCAATTACGCGGCCGTCTACGCCGCCATTCAGGAAGAGGTGACGGGCCGGCGCTGGCAATTGATCGAGGTGCTGACTGACCGCATCGCCCGGCGTCTCCTTCAGGATCAGCCCAAACTGGCCCGCGTGACGGTGCGCGTCCACAAGCCTTTCGCCCCGCTGCCCGGCGTGTTCCGCGACGTCTTCGCCGAGCTGACGCTGGAGCAGCCTGCGCCTTGA
- the folP gene encoding dihydropteroate synthase — MTWSGTGVMGILNVTPDSFSDGGQHISLPAALASARAMREAGVLVLDIGGESTRPGAEPVPAETELDRVLPVVRGLADAGVLLSVDTLKPEVAHAALRAGAHLVNDVGGLRDAEMRRVCAGAGAPACVMHMQGEPRTMQHRPRYGDVVAEVFGFLREQAALARGAGVPDVLLDPGIGFGKTREHNLTLLRALPQLTAGPDGVLVGVSRKRLIDHLAEVPVAADRDPGTLALHLHAARTGAALVRAHAAAAHVQALRVQTALDSPE; from the coding sequence GTGACCTGGAGCGGCACGGGGGTCATGGGCATCCTGAACGTCACGCCGGACAGCTTCAGCGATGGCGGGCAGCACATCAGCCTGCCGGCGGCCCTGGCTTCGGCCCGCGCGATGCGGGAGGCGGGCGTGCTGGTGCTGGACATCGGCGGCGAGAGCACCCGCCCCGGCGCTGAGCCTGTGCCCGCCGAGACCGAGCTGGACCGCGTCCTTCCCGTCGTCCGGGGACTGGCGGACGCAGGCGTGCTGCTGAGCGTGGATACCCTTAAACCAGAGGTGGCGCACGCGGCGCTGCGGGCGGGGGCGCATCTGGTCAACGACGTGGGCGGCCTGCGCGACGCCGAGATGCGGCGGGTCTGCGCCGGGGCGGGTGCGCCGGCCTGCGTGATGCACATGCAGGGCGAGCCGCGCACCATGCAGCACAGGCCCCGCTACGGCGACGTGGTGGCCGAGGTCTTTGGCTTCCTGCGCGAACAGGCGGCGCTGGCGCGGGGGGCGGGTGTCCCGGATGTGCTGCTCGACCCCGGGATCGGCTTCGGCAAGACGCGGGAGCACAACCTCACGCTGCTGCGCGCGCTGCCGCAGCTCACGGCGGGACCGGACGGCGTGCTGGTGGGGGTCAGCCGCAAACGCCTGATCGACCACCTGGCAGAGGTGCCTGTGGCCGCAGACCGCGATCCCGGCACGCTGGCGTTGCACCTGCACGCGGCCCGCACCGGCGCGGCGCTGGTGCGGGCCCACGCGGCGGCGGCGCACGTGCAGGCGCTGCGGGTCCAGACGGCGCTAGACTCGCCGGAATGA
- the folK gene encoding 2-amino-4-hydroxy-6-hydroxymethyldihydropteridine diphosphokinase — MSAPRGAEDAYIALGANLGQPLETLRWAVTEVARLGEVRGVSGLYRTAPVGGPPGQPAYLNAALCLRTDLPPLELMSALHAAEARAGRQRRERWEARVLDLDLIVYGDRVEAGPPLTLPHPRAWERAFVLAPLSDLNPELASPQTGETVAHALARADRSGLQLQAANWLRPS, encoded by the coding sequence TTGAGTGCCCCGCGCGGCGCGGAGGACGCCTACATCGCCCTGGGCGCGAATCTGGGCCAGCCGCTGGAGACCCTGCGCTGGGCCGTGACCGAGGTGGCGCGGCTGGGCGAGGTGCGCGGGGTCTCGGGGCTGTACCGCACGGCCCCCGTCGGCGGCCCGCCCGGGCAGCCGGCCTACCTGAACGCCGCGCTGTGCCTGCGGACGGACCTACCGCCGCTGGAATTGATGAGCGCCCTGCACGCCGCCGAGGCCCGCGCCGGACGGCAGCGCCGCGAGCGCTGGGAGGCGCGGGTGCTGGACCTCGACCTGATTGTCTACGGGGACCGGGTGGAGGCCGGCCCACCTCTGACGCTGCCGCACCCGCGCGCCTGGGAGCGGGCCTTTGTGCTCGCGCCGCTCTCGGACCTGAATCCGGAGTTGGCCTCGCCGCAGACCGGGGAAACGGTGGCCCACGCGCTGGCCCGGGCGGACCGGTCAGGGCTTCAGCT